In Nitratireductor basaltis, the following are encoded in one genomic region:
- the dapD gene encoding 2,3,4,5-tetrahydropyridine-2,6-dicarboxylate N-succinyltransferase, translating into MPSTDVAALEKIIEDAFEARDGISTDTRGEIRDAVEESLLLLDSGKARVAERQDNGDWKVNQWLKKAVLLSFRLNPMEVIKGGPGDSTWWDKVPSKFDGWDANAFQDAGFRAVPNCVVRRSAYIAPGVVLMPSFVNLGAYVGKGTMVDTWATVGSCAQIGENVHLSGGVGIGGVLEPMQAGPTIIEDHCFIGARSEVVEGCIIREGAVLGMGVYIGKSTKIVDRTTGEIFYGEVPPYSVVVAGTMPGKPMGNGEPGPSLYCAVIVKRVDEKTRSKTSINELLRD; encoded by the coding sequence ATGCCGAGCACAGATGTCGCCGCACTCGAAAAGATCATCGAAGACGCCTTCGAGGCGCGCGACGGTATCAGCACGGATACCCGCGGCGAGATCCGCGACGCCGTTGAAGAGTCGCTTCTGCTGCTCGACTCTGGCAAGGCACGCGTTGCCGAACGTCAGGACAATGGTGACTGGAAGGTCAATCAGTGGCTGAAGAAAGCCGTGCTCCTGTCCTTCCGCCTCAATCCGATGGAAGTCATCAAGGGCGGCCCCGGCGACAGCACCTGGTGGGACAAGGTGCCCTCCAAGTTCGATGGCTGGGATGCCAATGCGTTTCAGGATGCAGGTTTCCGCGCCGTTCCCAACTGCGTGGTTCGCCGCTCGGCCTATATTGCACCCGGCGTTGTTCTGATGCCCTCCTTCGTCAATCTCGGCGCCTATGTCGGCAAGGGCACCATGGTCGATACCTGGGCTACCGTCGGCTCCTGTGCGCAGATCGGTGAGAATGTGCATCTGTCCGGTGGTGTCGGTATTGGCGGTGTTCTGGAGCCGATGCAGGCCGGTCCGACCATCATCGAGGACCACTGCTTCATCGGTGCACGCTCGGAAGTGGTTGAAGGCTGCATCATCCGCGAAGGTGCAGTCCTTGGTATGGGCGTCTATATCGGCAAGTCTACCAAGATCGTCGATCGCACTACCGGCGAAATCTTCTATGGTGAGGTGCCACCCTACTCGGTCGTCGTTGCCGGTACCATGCCCGGCAAGCCGATGGGCAATGGTGAGCCTGGCCCGAGCCTCTACTGCGCCGTTATCGTCAAGC
- a CDS encoding LOG family protein gives MPEIDDLTDREDNNGWTPLPHSDEDLKRARSVPDTPQTRSDTYRLAWDDEDFMTQRELRPVRLQLELLKPEMVLAERGIRSTVILFGGARLPEPGGDAWAAKNEVQKENLTKLSRYYDEARNFARLCSEQSAKSYYREYVVVTGGGPGVMEAGNRGASDCGAPSIGLNIVLPHEQAPNLYVTPELCFNFHYFAIRKMHFMMRAKAVAVFPGGFGTMDELFETLTLIQTGRMERVPVLLFGKAFWEGAIDIGFLAEQGTISPEDDKLITFVDTAEEAWNAIATFYEL, from the coding sequence ATGCCGGAGATCGACGATTTGACCGACCGCGAAGACAATAATGGCTGGACGCCGCTTCCTCATTCCGATGAAGACCTGAAGCGCGCGCGAAGCGTGCCCGACACCCCGCAGACGCGCTCCGACACCTATCGCCTTGCCTGGGATGACGAAGACTTCATGACCCAGCGCGAGCTGCGCCCCGTGCGCCTGCAGCTCGAATTGCTCAAGCCGGAGATGGTTCTGGCCGAGCGTGGTATCCGCTCAACCGTCATCCTGTTCGGCGGCGCGCGCCTGCCCGAACCGGGCGGCGATGCATGGGCTGCGAAGAACGAGGTCCAGAAGGAAAACCTCACAAAGCTCAGCCGCTATTATGATGAGGCACGCAATTTTGCCCGCCTCTGCTCGGAACAGTCGGCGAAGTCCTATTACCGTGAATATGTGGTGGTCACCGGTGGTGGCCCCGGCGTTATGGAAGCCGGCAATCGCGGTGCGTCTGATTGCGGCGCGCCCTCCATCGGCCTCAACATCGTGCTGCCGCATGAGCAGGCGCCAAACCTTTATGTCACGCCGGAGCTCTGCTTCAACTTCCACTATTTCGCAATCCGCAAGATGCATTTCATGATGCGGGCGAAAGCCGTGGCGGTTTTTCCCGGCGGCTTCGGCACGATGGACGAGCTTTTCGAGACGCTCACCCTCATCCAGACCGGTCGCATGGAACGTGTTCCCGTGCTGCTCTTCGGAAAGGCCTTCTGGGAAGGTGCCATCGATATCGGCTTCCTGGCCGAACAAGGCACCATCTCGCCTGAAGACGACAAGCTGATAACCTTTGTCGACACGGCCGAAGAGGCCTGGAACGCGATTGCGACGTTCTATGAGCTTTGA
- a CDS encoding DUF1775 domain-containing protein, with protein sequence MHRKLIAAAAACTTAFIATTSAFAHVSLVEREAAPGSFKAVLAIPHGCEGEATNSVEVRIPEGFVSVKPMPNAGWTISIQTGDYDQTYTVHGREVSSGVKVVKWEGGALENAHYDEFVLRGIVAGEPGTVLYFDTIQHCASGTEEWVEHPAEGQDPHELEGPAPSLTIVAGNDSHAHHGHGAPGAEAGLLAGSISIEEPWARAMLPGQPAGGAWINLTNIGEEDDRLISLSSPVAEKVEVHMMEVVEDVMTMRPLEEALVVPAGETITMHPGGLHLMFMQVTEPFKEGESVPLTLEFEKAGKVELELPVKPANHGRGSGGHDHKH encoded by the coding sequence ATGCACCGTAAACTTATCGCCGCAGCCGCGGCCTGCACCACCGCGTTCATCGCTACCACCTCTGCCTTCGCTCACGTTTCGCTCGTCGAGCGGGAAGCTGCTCCCGGCAGTTTCAAAGCCGTTCTTGCCATTCCGCACGGTTGCGAGGGCGAAGCGACCAACAGCGTCGAAGTCCGTATCCCGGAAGGTTTCGTGAGCGTGAAGCCGATGCCGAATGCCGGCTGGACGATCAGCATACAGACGGGCGATTACGACCAGACCTACACGGTCCATGGGCGCGAGGTGTCGTCAGGCGTAAAGGTCGTCAAATGGGAAGGTGGTGCACTTGAAAATGCGCATTACGACGAGTTTGTCCTGAGAGGTATCGTTGCCGGTGAACCCGGCACGGTCCTGTATTTCGACACGATCCAGCATTGCGCTTCCGGCACGGAAGAATGGGTGGAGCATCCGGCAGAGGGTCAGGACCCGCATGAGCTGGAAGGTCCAGCACCATCACTGACCATCGTCGCGGGCAATGACAGCCATGCTCATCACGGGCACGGTGCGCCTGGTGCTGAAGCCGGGCTTTTGGCGGGCTCCATCAGCATCGAGGAGCCGTGGGCGCGCGCAATGTTGCCGGGCCAGCCTGCCGGTGGTGCATGGATCAACCTGACAAATATCGGCGAGGAGGATGATCGCCTGATCTCCCTGTCTTCGCCTGTAGCCGAGAAGGTCGAGGTGCATATGATGGAAGTCGTCGAGGATGTGATGACCATGCGCCCGCTAGAAGAAGCGCTTGTGGTGCCTGCGGGCGAAACCATCACCATGCATCCCGGCGGTTTGCATCTGATGTTCATGCAGGTCACCGAGCCCTTCAAGGAAGGCGAGAGTGTTCCGCTCACGCTCGAATTCGAAAAGGCGGGCAAGGTTGAGCTGGAACTGCCGGTGAAGCCTGCAAATCACGGTCGCGGATCCGGTGGCCACGACCACAAGCACTGA
- a CDS encoding pyrimidine 5'-nucleotidase, which translates to MTNRPDPARFAHVTDWVFDLDNTLYPHHSNLFSQIDKKMTAYVAELLNMPPDEARKLQKDLYRDHGTTLNGLIERFNVDPDDFLRVVHDIDYSWLKPDPDLSEAIKALPGRKFIFTNGDRGHAERTAAQLGILDHFEDIFDIVAADLTPKPAQKTYDRFVELHEVAGPNAVMFEDLARNLRVPKKLGMTTVLIVPRNFEPDFSEIWESDPDEKDDVDFVTDNLTDFLQSIMKKDAAKTAS; encoded by the coding sequence ATGACAAATCGCCCCGATCCAGCCCGCTTTGCCCATGTCACAGACTGGGTATTTGACCTCGACAACACACTTTATCCACACCACAGCAATCTCTTCTCGCAGATCGACAAGAAGATGACGGCCTATGTGGCAGAGCTTCTGAACATGCCGCCCGACGAGGCGCGCAAGCTTCAGAAGGATCTGTACCGGGACCACGGCACCACGCTGAACGGCCTGATCGAACGCTTCAATGTCGATCCTGACGATTTCCTGCGCGTCGTCCACGACATCGACTACTCATGGCTGAAGCCCGATCCGGATTTAAGTGAGGCGATCAAGGCGCTGCCCGGCCGCAAGTTCATTTTCACCAATGGTGACCGGGGACATGCGGAAAGAACGGCAGCACAACTTGGCATTCTCGACCATTTCGAGGACATCTTCGACATCGTTGCAGCGGATCTGACCCCCAAACCGGCGCAGAAGACCTATGACCGCTTTGTCGAATTGCACGAGGTCGCCGGACCCAACGCCGTCATGTTCGAGGATCTCGCGCGCAACCTGCGTGTGCCCAAGAAGCTTGGAATGACCACGGTGCTGATTGTACCGCGCAATTTCGAGCCCGACTTTTCCGAGATATGGGAATCCGATCCCGACGAGAAGGATGATGTCGACTTCGTCACCGACAACCTGACCGACTTCCTGCAGTCCATCATGAAAAAGGACGCGGCAAAAACCGCGTCCTGA
- a CDS encoding GGDEF domain-containing protein yields the protein MKQVWLQSIAVTLMAVIGSLLVCWGVLVFEGKPLDGEVVLLSMLSPVLLGFPIVFFLLYQKRKVRLAHLELSAAHDELAAVHRRLAEKARRDDLTGLLNRGAFVSAIDATRGHKSRGCLLVVDADNFKQINDSFGHLAGDEALRRISAAIRENVRRSDFQGRLGGEEFGIFLCGADLANAYIIAERLRQAVEAIAFAPQGREILRMTVSIGIADAPAPATFPEIMAKADKRLYEAKERGRNRVVMSAERDAA from the coding sequence ATGAAGCAGGTTTGGCTACAGTCGATAGCTGTGACGCTGATGGCGGTCATAGGATCGCTGCTGGTGTGCTGGGGCGTATTGGTGTTCGAGGGCAAGCCCCTCGACGGCGAAGTCGTACTTCTGAGCATGTTGAGCCCGGTGCTTCTCGGCTTTCCGATTGTCTTTTTCCTCCTGTACCAGAAGCGCAAGGTGCGCCTTGCGCATCTGGAGTTGAGCGCTGCACATGACGAGCTGGCTGCTGTTCATCGCCGGCTGGCAGAAAAGGCGCGGCGTGATGACCTGACGGGCCTGCTGAACCGCGGCGCCTTTGTCTCGGCGATCGATGCCACGCGCGGTCACAAGTCACGCGGTTGCCTGCTTGTCGTCGACGCCGACAATTTCAAGCAGATCAACGACAGCTTCGGTCACCTGGCGGGAGACGAAGCGCTGCGCCGCATATCGGCTGCAATACGTGAGAATGTGCGTCGCTCGGATTTCCAGGGTCGGCTGGGCGGAGAGGAATTCGGCATTTTCCTGTGCGGGGCCGATCTGGCGAATGCCTATATCATCGCCGAGCGCCTGCGTCAGGCAGTTGAAGCCATTGCCTTCGCTCCGCAGGGCAGGGAAATATTGCGGATGACGGTCAGCATCGGCATTGCCGATGCTCCCGCACCGGCAACATTCCCGGAGATCATGGCGAAGGCTGACAAGCGGCTCTATGAAGCCAAGGAGCGCGGACGCAACCGCGTTGTCATGTCTGCCGAACGTGACGCCGCCTGA
- a CDS encoding DMT family transporter, producing MELWIPITIGAAFLQNLRSVGQKHLKGVMGSTGATFVRFGFGLPFAALFVAVLHQLFALPLPRLNSGFALWVVVGGLSQIGAQFLLVYLFSFRNFAVGTAYSRTEPAQAALFGLIFLGELASLGAFAAIAITVIGVMLISVAHVPMNWRNLGASVVSRTALIGLASGTLFGIAAVAYRAASLSLGGPTFMMQAATTLLSTITFQTIVMLAWMLWKDRGELTRIRQAWKPSLFVGFVGATASLGWFAAMTLQQAAVVKALAQVEMIFTFAATVFFFRERINRTEIAGCALIVAGILLLVLI from the coding sequence ATGGAACTCTGGATTCCCATCACCATAGGCGCCGCCTTCCTGCAGAATCTGCGCTCCGTTGGCCAGAAGCATCTCAAGGGCGTGATGGGATCGACAGGGGCCACCTTTGTGCGCTTTGGCTTCGGCCTGCCCTTTGCCGCCTTGTTCGTGGCGGTATTGCACCAGCTTTTCGCATTGCCGCTGCCGCGACTGAACAGCGGTTTCGCACTCTGGGTGGTCGTGGGTGGTCTCTCGCAGATCGGGGCCCAGTTCCTGCTTGTCTACCTGTTCTCGTTCCGCAATTTTGCGGTGGGCACCGCCTATTCACGTACCGAGCCGGCACAGGCGGCCTTGTTCGGGCTGATCTTTCTGGGCGAGCTTGCAAGCCTTGGCGCTTTCGCCGCCATCGCGATCACGGTGATCGGCGTGATGCTCATCTCCGTTGCGCATGTTCCCATGAACTGGCGAAATCTCGGGGCCTCGGTCGTCAGCCGCACCGCCCTTATCGGCCTGGCTTCGGGTACGCTTTTCGGCATTGCAGCCGTCGCCTATCGCGCAGCCTCGCTTTCCCTTGGCGGCCCGACTTTCATGATGCAGGCGGCAACCACGCTGCTCTCAACCATCACCTTTCAGACCATCGTCATGCTCGCCTGGATGCTGTGGAAGGATCGCGGGGAACTTACCCGTATCAGGCAGGCCTGGAAGCCATCACTGTTCGTCGGCTTCGTGGGAGCCACCGCCTCGCTTGGCTGGTTTGCCGCAATGACGCTTCAGCAGGCTGCGGTAGTCAAGGCGCTGGCGCAGGTGGAGATGATCTTCACCTTTGCGGCTACCGTGTTCTTTTTTCGCGAACGGATAAACAGGACGGAAATCGCCGGCTGCGCGCTGATCGTCGCCGGCATTCTCCTGCTTGTCCTGATTTAA
- the argB gene encoding acetylglutamate kinase — protein sequence MSETTGTAEAQARILSAALPFMQRYENKTVVLKYGGHAMGDAELGRAFARDIALLKQSGVNPIVVHGGGPQIGKMLQKMGIESKFENGLRVTDRSTVEIVEMVLAGSINKEIVALINSEGEWAIGLCGKDGNMVFAEKARKTVTDPDSNIERVLDLGFVGEPVEVDRTLLDLLARSEMIPVIAPVAPGRDGHTYNINADTFAGAIAGAVQASRLLFLTDVPGVLDKDKNLIDELTVAEARALIKDGTISGGMIPKVETCIEAIERGVEGVVILNGKTAHAVLLELFTEHGAGTLIVP from the coding sequence ATGTCGGAAACCACGGGCACAGCAGAGGCACAGGCCCGAATTCTTTCAGCAGCCCTTCCTTTCATGCAGCGCTACGAGAACAAGACCGTGGTGCTGAAATATGGCGGCCATGCCATGGGTGACGCCGAACTTGGCCGTGCCTTTGCCCGCGACATCGCGCTTTTGAAGCAGTCCGGCGTCAATCCGATCGTTGTCCATGGCGGTGGCCCGCAGATCGGCAAGATGCTCCAGAAAATGGGCATCGAGTCCAAATTCGAGAACGGTCTGCGCGTGACCGACCGCTCCACCGTCGAAATCGTGGAGATGGTGCTGGCCGGTTCGATCAACAAGGAGATCGTCGCGCTCATCAACTCCGAGGGCGAGTGGGCCATTGGCCTTTGCGGCAAGGACGGCAACATGGTCTTCGCCGAAAAAGCGCGCAAGACAGTCACCGATCCCGATTCCAATATTGAACGCGTGCTTGACCTCGGTTTCGTCGGCGAGCCGGTGGAGGTCGACCGCACACTGCTTGATCTTCTGGCGCGCTCGGAAATGATCCCGGTGATCGCACCTGTCGCACCCGGGCGTGATGGCCATACCTACAACATCAATGCCGACACATTTGCCGGAGCAATCGCCGGCGCGGTCCAGGCATCGCGCCTTCTGTTCCTGACCGACGTTCCAGGCGTTCTCGACAAGGACAAGAACCTGATCGACGAATTGACGGTGGCCGAGGCCCGTGCCCTCATCAAGGACGGCACGATCTCCGGCGGCATGATCCCCAAGGTCGAGACCTGCATCGAGGCCATCGAACGCGGTGTGGAAGGTGTTGTCATCCTCAACGGCAAGACGGCTCATGCCGTGTTGCTTGAGCTGTTCACCGAGCATGGTGCCGGCACGCTTATCGTGCCGTAA